The Rhopalosiphum maidis isolate BTI-1 chromosome 2, ASM367621v3, whole genome shotgun sequence genome segment GCTAATTCACTAGATAAAAGACTTGGTGGTGTTGATTCTGggctataattttcataaaaaattaataaattaattttaatttcattatccTTATTTATAAGATAGGTTACTTTAAGGATACTTCTAATCTAAACCGaataaatttttagataattttttagtttttattactgGCAATATAACAATCTATCTTGtatcatttttatcttaaattatatatgctaataactaaaaattataactttattttgaacatgtattcaaaaatattaaatatattgaaatacttaaaacaataaGCTGTAAAGATGTTTAGACTAAAGAGtggtataattaatgtaaaattttaaaatggtttttattataagtaccttaatattattctaaaaattaaactatatacccaaaagttcttgttatttcattaatattttgtttttgattatcaCTCTTTTCTTCTTGGttaaaatcattacaaaaatGATTAGCTGACTTGGTTCtatcactaaaaataaaaatgaataaattagaCTGGAAACCAAAACTTATATACTAGTtaattacctaaataattgaatgctTATACTTGATGTATCATCATTTGTTATATTTCTATTCCAAGATAttgaattatctaaataaaattaattgaaaaatatcagtagcacataattaaatcaaataagaaggtaatattgttaaatttagataatattaaaaataacataattctaTTCtaacatagttttataaactagctgaaatttaaaaattacatgctcattaaatataagttaatataaatataaatattaagtattataccataagtaattgtaatatacactaggtttttttttaattcatgcatcttattattcaatactaCATGCTTTATTCAGAGTTCAGTGATATCCATGTATTGGATATATCATTCAACAAAAcatgataatacatataattgaagaattgtagaatataaaaatagtattagttatttatatgaaactcttgctattttgataattgtacactattaaagaaaaaacactcacataatatgtagttatataatttaaatacccaGCACAAATCGAAAGACATTATTTCCTATAAGCTTGtatcatgtattttattatttattaattgttaaaaatattttttattactgaatagttatataaatatattcatgctcatatttcaaacatattgaaaattaatcacATATCATGCACAAcaaattaagattaaaaataaaattttttgttcAGAAGTTGAttcacattttttcattttaataaaatttactaaaacatataattaaacatttttattattctaacaaTTCaacaatgtttacattttcattCTATATAAAGatacttcatttttaataaaactattatttttgtacacaaaattaaatgatgaaaaaaatttgtcaACTTCCAaactttaataagtaataattaatctcctattacataaacaaaaaattattatattaaatttatttaaaactcaaaatcagcaacttcaaaaatataaaactaacaatatttatttaactcatCACAAGATAGTGGTTGCATAGGCAcatctagaaaaaaatatcaattacccAATAAAGAATCTTTCCCATCAATTTTGTTTGAACTTTCTGATAGCTAAGATTAGAAAGattgcatattaaataaaattaattaatggcattatttaatttaaagccaAAACAtttgatgaataattttactggtttgtacatttaatataataaacaatgttttagtttttaattttgtatttattttctaagtaataaaaaataaaagttgttaattatttaaaatttagtcttCTGTAtcttaataagaatataattaggtattaataggttaaaatttatatacaaaaataatacctcCATAGATATCAGTTGAGTATTATATTCTGTTTTAGCCATTTCATAGACATTTATTCGATCTTCCAATTCTTTAACTTGTCGTTTTAAAGATTCTTTTTCAGCagaaatctataaataaattattaaaaaatataattatttttaatgttgtaattATTGGTACATAAAGTCTACTACTTACTTTAatcatttcaattattaaaacatcatcAGATTCTTTACATATTCCATTTGCATCAAaacttctaaatttttttaatacatttacttCATTTACAAGAGATGTATAACCAAGAATCAAATTTGAAACCTAAAAGCAAAATAAGTATtgttaacaaacattttattttataaaacttacttGTAAATAAcattgtgatatttttattttgataattctagcttaaattgtttacaataaaacttgaaaatttttcttttctacTAAAAactcttatttattaaacttgttTATTATCTAGTCATTTAAATGGAAAATCAAACgtgtggaaaaaaaaatgctaagaaataaaagtgatttatttatataaaacttaattgaaatatatccaatagttaagaatatttagatgattataacttaatatactacttttaaacttttaatttcataGGGTTAAGTTAGatagaagaaaataatataatgagtcTAAACCAGAAATagaataaactttataaataacaaaaaatactatatttcaaacaaataatggTGGGAATAAaggtgttaataatatttactttgaaCCTTtacttatttcatttttaaatatgccattcaaagttaaaaattctaatagtaagttatttatcatataataaaaagtatttgcaTATTACCTTGTCACAAACATTATCACCATCTATCAAttctaaactatttaattcacATTCAAGCCGTGCGACTTGCTCTGCGAAAATGGACATTGTTTTTTCCATATCATCAATTCGTTTATCTGCAAGTACTCGTACATGAACCATGTAATTTTCCATATCCTAGTAATCATCaagttattgtttttgaaattcacgataaaaaatttaatagaactTACCTCCAATTCTTCATTCTGCTTTAAACGTAGTTTTTCAATCATTTTCCTTGCGTTCTGTAAATTGATATCAGCATCAACTAACCATCTCCAAACATGAATCAATTTCTCTTCACTCTTCAGACGACTATAGTCAATACCTTCTTTTTCAAATCGTCTTTCAATATCTGACCATTCATCTTCACACTGGAattcattgtattaaaataaatgtcattgaaaaatcaaaaaacctCTTACCATGATATGGTTCCAATGTAATTgtatacagttatttaaatacactaaTAAGCTaagtctgaaaaaaaatattagaattatttacaCAAAGAAATTAaagtactaattaatattaaaatatttattaatataagtattatttggtactatattatagttttaattataatattatcacagtGATCagtttatcattattgtctATTTTCACGTCTTGTTTTGTACCTTTTTACTTTTGGTCACAGTTGAAGATACACGTCCTATAACCGTGATTTcagtcaataaaaatactgaattACCAACCAACCAACCAGCCAATCATCAGCTTTAATACAGTGGCTAGAATTGCCCGTCCCGTCGCGGACCTAGATATAAGGTAACCCGCGTTTtggttatagataataattgatgACCCTGTGATAATTGTTAGATGATAACGCGTATCACAGTTCATGATTTACGTCTCACTCTCAGACCGCTATACTGTTATAATAGCACGTGCTCTTTTTGTGTTGacgtaattattgttttttttaatttaattttaagtattgttttttttgtacaattccATCAATCATGGAATCTCATATTAACTTTCATCAAATGAATATAGACGATCGTATACTCAAAGTGggtttttttatgttcactgtttactattatcaatagattcttttaaaaatctattggaaacttacaacaattatatgttttatgacTTATTTTCCAACAGGCAATTGCGAATCAGGGATGGACAGAACCCACACTTGTTCAAGAACGTGGTATTCCGCTCATGTTGG includes the following:
- the LOC113553458 gene encoding uncharacterized protein LOC113553458 — protein: MCEDEWSDIERRFEKEGIDYSRLKSEEKLIHVWRWLVDADINLQNARKMIEKLRLKQNEELEDMENYMVHVRVLADKRIDDMEKTMSIFAEQVARLECELNSLELIDGDNVCDKVSNLILGYTSLVNEVNVLKKFRSFDANGICKESDDVLIIEMIKISAEKESLKRQVKELEDRINVYEMAKTEYNTQLISMELSESSNKIDGKDSLLDNSISWNRNITNDDTSSISIQLFSDRTKSANHFCNDFNQEEKSDNQKQNINEITRTFGPESTPPSLLSSELATPRQSSILTDGILNSQSDELKKIKAELDVNKTLVSSLGEKYNALALKHLQHKSKRKMQIEALKGNLEASQCQMESLKTQLSIQKRRLKTEEEFRKQVETDYRLLQEEKRNIDFRIAMSENELRNMARHLSVLHKKVAMLESANADLLSKHLQLVYKNSHIPKSTTCDCILTAMSDDK